A portion of the Cydia fagiglandana chromosome 7, ilCydFagi1.1, whole genome shotgun sequence genome contains these proteins:
- the LOC134665702 gene encoding uncharacterized protein LOC134665702, giving the protein MATPKTAVTPISLTVDLNDPRVLTQRRGTLKGKLTLFAKYVATLNKANLTNIQKVELQLRINNAASYYRDFDVVQTRIEELAELSDLPKHLEYREEFEGQYYQTVAAASELADVGNSPAVANGSAAAPASADSVGYKVKLPTISLPTFDGSYEHWLGFRDTYTSLIHDSKDLGAIQKFHYLHAALTGTALEVIKSLEFSAENYTTAWELLENRFNNHRLLTHNYVKSLFNTQSINKESATQIRKLIDSVLRSLRALKTLGEPTDSWDTLIIYLIVTKLDASTEREWEEHKGSINSNRQDSTSRIKLTDLITFLQNRADMLESIAANHSKNTHSNSHENKKSSNQSQSHNVHATHSYASSSTVSQSHTNKSSSKRTAPRNCQMCNANHPLYSCNSFLDLTVPDRVKLIEDKKLCHNCLRVGHTVDNCFFGPCRICQKKHNSLIHSLSSDSDGASASAGSVNNKPPASAVPATSAHHTITLNSHTLSPPLIPVLLSTVIADVADSNNKLHRAGVFLDNGSEHSYVTQSFVDKLNTPLIQSTYNISGLGKLVTQTTHSCQLNLQSITGDYHARINCMVVAVLTEPLPSAAISAHSIRIPDNIQLSDPTYFKSSDIDILIGGDYFWGLLNKDRFPLAEGPYLQDTKFGWMVVGPINNKRIKSNKTTCHFTQTLDTQLKQFWELEEVPKIGDGLTDDERACEQLFASTTQRDKDGRFLVRLPLKESADALGDTYDVARSRFLSLERKLERLPDYKKMYCDFMREYIELGHMSLIHTYTKPYCFLVHHSVLKDSLTTRLRVVFNGSMPTSSGKSLNDLQLVGPTIQNDIFSILLRFREHRYVACADVAKMYRQVLIQPDQRNLQLILWRENPSQPLNIYQLNTVTFGTSSGAFLAIRCLNQLAKECADEEVSRTILEDCYVDDLITGNNDKHALIDICEKVTDVLQSGCFPLRKWVFNFDVSQFSSSKITSRELCLGDNCQSKTLGLGWTNNTDEFHYTAKIQQDNNEPITKRKILSVISQRYDPLGLLSPAIIIAKILLQKLWLCRLDWDSEVPEEVASAWRRYILTHTQHIHSLRIPRYVMNASAHCTQLHFFCDASQSAYGACAYVRSLSGHNNEVITVHLLCSKSKVAPLKSVTIAKLELLGALLAARLYAKVIKSLKVKFDSVYFWCDSTIVLGWVRMSPHTLKTFVQNRVSEINELTGSAQWLHVSSKNNAADLVSRGLELDALINNSFWFNGPPFLHEPESDWLPSTLSRTSEIIPADLPEIKTNTISMTSQVNTDVFEFDRFSSFNRLRRAGAYVLRFINNTRIKNKINRITGPLTVDELNASMQHLARLSQMKSFPVEYDKMINNLPVKHTRGINKLNVFLDTDKLIRVGGRISNATSFSYDKKHPILLCSKHRFTQLLFQSEHIRLLHAPPSLLLATIKDCWWPLGGTNLAKRVVRTCVTCIRMKAKTFAPIMDPNDLSALTPAHFLIGRPLTAPPCRDLTAETGRLQRYEMLEKMRQHFWQRWSKQYISELQTRTKWQTHGQDIVQNSLVLVKEDNLPPLKWRLGRVVALFTGHDGVSRVADVKTASGTIRRAFTKLCPLLMTPESEAAPAPSTSTQPH; this is encoded by the exons ATGGCTACTCCTAAAACAGCAGTGACTCCAATTTCTTTAACTGTCGATTTAAACGATCCGCGTGTCTTGACGCAAAGACGAGGCACACTCAAGGGTAAACTCACGTTATTCGCTAAATATGTCGCGACGCTTAATAAGGCTAATTTAACGAATATTCAAAAAGTCGAGTTACAATTACGCATAAATAATGCCGCGAGTTATTATCGAGATTTCGATGTCGTTCAAACTAGGATCGAGGAGTTAGCAGAGTTAAGTGACCTCCCTAAACATTTAGAATACCGCGAAGAGTTCGAGGGGCAATATTATCAGACAGTGGCCGCAGCGTCCGAATTAGCTGACGTTGGCAACAGCCCCGCTGTTGCTAACGGCAGCGCCGCTGCCCCTGCCAGCGCCGATTCCGTGGGCTATAAGGTTAAATTACCTACTATATCACTCCCCACATTCGACGGTTCGTACGAGCATTGGTTAGGGTTTAGGGACACGTATACTTCTCTGATACACGATTCTAAGGACCTGGGTGCCATACAAAAGTTTCATTACCTACACGCAGCCTTAACCGGTACCGCTTTAGAAGTAATCAAGTCCTTGGAATTTTCAGCAGAGAACTATACAACCGCGTGGGAACTTCTTGAAAACCGTTTCAATAACCATAGGTTACTAACACACAATTACGTAAAGTCACTTTTCAACACGCAATCAATAAACAAAGAATCTGCTACACAGATTAGAAAGCTGATTGACTCTGTGCTACGTTCCCTTCGTGCCCTGAAGACCCTAGGTGAACCTACGGACTCCTGGGacacattaattatttatttaattgtcaCAAAACTAGACGCATCTACGGAACGCGAATGGGAGGAACACAAGGGCTCAATCAACTCTAATCGGCAGGATTCTACCTCTCGCATTAAGCTAACTGATCTGATTACTTTTTTACAAAATCGTGCAGATATGTTGGAATCTATTGCGGCAAATCATTCCAAAAATACGCACTCAAATTCGCATGAAAACAAAAAGTCATCAAATCAGTCGCAATCACACAATGTACACGCAACGCATAGCTATGCTTCTAGCTCCACGGTTTCACAGTCACACACAAACAAATCCAGTTCCAAACGCACTGCGCCTCGCAATTGTCAAATGTGCAACGCTAATCATCCGCTTTATTCGTGTAATAGTTTCCTTGATTTAACTGTTCCCGACAGAGTTAAATTGATTGAGGATAAGAAACTATGTCACAATTGTCTTCGCGTTGGTCACACAGTTGACAACTGCTTTTTTGGCCCGTGTAGGATCTGCCAGAAGAAACATAATAGCTTGATCCATAGCCTGAGTAGTGACAGTGACGGTGCATCAGCTTCGGCTGGCAGTGTAAACAACAAGCCGCCGGCGAGCGCCGTCCCCGCCACCTCGGCTCATCACACTATTACACTTAATTCGCACACACTCTCACCGCCgttaataccggtattattatcTACTGTAATAGCAGATGTTGCCGATAGCAACAATAAATTACATAGGGCTGGAGTTTTTCTCGATAATGGCTCAGAACACAGTTATGTCACACAATCTTTCGTAGACAAATTAAATACGCCTTTGATACAGTCCACTTACAATATTTCAGGGTTAGGTAAATTAGTCACGCAAACCACACACTCGTGCCAGCTTAACCTGCAGTCTATTACAGGTGACTATCATGCACGCATCAATTGCATGGTAGTCGCTGTCTTAACGGAACCGCTGCCGTCAGCAGCGATAAGCGCGCATTCCATTCGCATTCCAGACAATATTCAACTCTCTGACCCTACTTATTTCAAATCATCAGATATTGATATATTGATAGGCGGTGATTATTTCTGGGGCTTGTTAAATAAGGATCGATTTCCTCTCGCAGAAGGACCTTATTTACAGGATACTAAATTTGGTTGGATGGTCGTGGGTCCGATTAATAATAAACGCATTAAATCAAATAAGACTACTTGTCATTTCACGCAAACTTTAGACACACAATTAAAACAGTTTTGGGAGCTCGAGGAGGTTCCTAAGATAGGAGACGGACTGACTGACGACGAACGCGCCTGTGAACAGCTGTTCGCTTCGACTACGCAACGCGATAAAGATGGTCGCTTTTTAGTACGTTTACCACTAAAGGAATCAGCCGATGCGCTCGGCGATACCTACGATGTAGCTAGGAGTAGGTTCTTATCATTAGAACGCAAACTCGAGCGGCTCCCGGACTACAAAAAGATGTACTGCGATTTTATGCGTGAGTACATTGAGCTAGGGCACATGTCACTTATACACACATACACAAAGCCTTACTGCTTCCTTGTACACCACAGTGTATTAAAGGATAGTCTCACTACACGATTAAGAGTCGTATTCAATGGATCAATGCCCACCAGTTCAGGGAAATCCCTGAACGATTTGCAATTAGTCGGGCCGACCATACAAAACGATATCTTTTCCATATTGTTACGTTTCCGCGAGCACAGATACGTCGCCTGCGCAGACGTGGCAAAAATGTACAGGCAAGTCCTTATTCAACCCGACCAACGGAACCTTCAACTAATTTTGTGGCGAGAGAACCCTTCGCAGCCGCTAAATATTTACCAACTTAATACGGTAACTTTTGGTACTTCTTCTGGGGCCTTTTTAGCCATCCGCTGTCTCAATCAGCTGGCAAAAGAATGTGCTGACGAAGAGGTCTCTCGCACCATATTAGAAGACTGCTACGTGGATGACCTAATTACAGGAAATAATGATAAACACGCTTTAATTGACATCTGTGAAAAGGTCACCGACGTACTTCAGTCAGGTTGTTTCCCACTCCGAAAATGGGTGTTTAACTTTGACGTGTCGCAATTTTCCTCGTCCAAAATTACGTCACGCGAATTGTGTTTAGGCGATAATTGTCAAAGTAAAACACTCGGCTTAGGATGGACCAACAACACTGACGAATTTCATTACACGGCAAAAATACAACAGGATAATAACGAACCGATAACAAAGCGCAAAATATTATCGGTAATTTCACAAAGGTATGACCCTCTCGGGTTACTTTCGCCGGCCATAATTATTGCCAAAATTTTACTCCAAAAACTATGGCTGTGCCGCTTAGATTGGGACTCGGAAGTACCTGAGGAGGTCGCATCAGCCTGGCGTAGATACATACTCACACATACCCAACATATACATAGCCTCCGCATTCCTCGTTATGTTATGAATGCGTCTGCGCATTGCACACAGTTGCACTTTTTTTGTGATGCTAGTCAATCGGCCTATGGAGCCTGTGCATATGTGCGTTCGCTTTCGGGACATAATAATGAGGTCATAACAGTGCATCTGTTGTGTTCGAAGAGTAAAGTCGCTCCTTTGAAATCCGTCACTATCGCGAAACTTGAGTTGCTAGGCGCGCTGTTAGCTGCTAGGCTGTACGCAAAAGTAATTAAATCGCTCAAAGTGAAGTTCGATTCTGTGTATTTTTGGTGTGATAGCACAATCGTTCTAGGGTGGGTCCGAATGTCACCCCACACCCTTAAAACCTTTGTTCAAAACAGAGTGTCTGAGATAAACGAGTTAACCGGGAGCGCGCAGTGGTTACATGTAAGTAGCAAAAATAACGCAGCTGATTTAGTTAGCCGCGGCCTTGAACTTGACGCGCTTATCAATAATTCGTTCTGGTTCAACGGACCGCCCTTTTTGCATGAACCAGAATCTGACTGGTTACCTAGTACTTTATCGCGCACTTCTGAAATAATACCGGCCGATTTacctgaaataaaaacaaatacaatTAGTATGACAAGCCAAGTTAACACCGATGTATTCGAATTCGACAGGTTTTCGTCTTTTAACCGCTTACGGCGCGCGGGTGCTTATGTTTTACGATTTATAAACAACACAcgcattaaaaacaaaataaatcgtATAACTGGCCCGCTGACTGTTGACGAATTGAATGCATCGATGCAACATCTGGCGCGTCTTTCGCAAATGAAATCTTTTCCTGTCGAGTATGATAAGATGATAAATAACTTACCTGTTAAACACACGCGCgggattaataaattaaatgtctTTCTAGACACCGATAAACTGATAAGGGTCGGTGGTCGTATTAGTAATGCGACTAGTTTTTCATACGACAAAAAACATccgattttgctttgttcgaaACATCGTTTCACACAGCTTTTGTTTCAGAGTGAACACATACGATTACTGCATGCGCCTCCTAGTCTCCTGCTTGCTACTATCAAAGACTGCTGGTGGCCTCTCGGAGGCACTAATTTAGCAAAGCGAGTAGTACGCACCTGTGTAACCTGCATTCGCATGAAGGCGAAAACGTTCGCGCCTATAATGG ACCCAAACGACCTTTCCGCATTAACTCCAGCTCATTTCCTTATTGGCCGACCGCTGACAGCGCCGCCCTGCAGGGACTTGACGGCAGAGACGGGCCGGCTCCAACGCTACGAGATGCTGGAGAAAATGCGACAACACTTTTGGCAGCGGTGGTCGAAACAATATATTTCTGAGCTGCAGACCAGAACGAAGTGGCAGACGCACGGCCAGGATATCGTTCAGAACTCCTTAGTTCTGGTCAAGGAAGATAACCTACCACCCCTCAAATGGCGTTTGGGACGGGTGGTAGCTCTGTTCACAGGACACGACGGAGTCTCCCGCGTCGCTGACGTGAAAACAGCGAGCGGGACCATACGCAGGGCTTTCACCAAGCTTTGCCCTCTCTTGATGACGCCAGAGAGTGAAGCTGCGCCAGCCCCATCTACATCAACACAACCACATTGA